AAAGATGAAGTTAAAATAGCACAGTTAAAGCGGGAATGCTCCACTGGATATTCAGAGCTTCAAAGATGCAGTACCCCATGATATTTGTCTTCCCTGGCCTGTCCTTTAATAAGGCTTTTGCTTCAATACATCCATAAACAAGCCTGTGTTAGTGCTTGCCTGTGATGTTTGAGGTCCCATGGTTATAGAGCTGCTGAATCAAGACACACTCTGTCCTAGAAAATCTATTCTTAGCTTCAGCTCCTGCAGCACTGTTAGCCTCAGCTAAAATGCCTGTCCTCACATTTggggtcattttcatttttttttcatccggTCACTTCAGAGAACAGTCAAACCATTTATTTGactagtttgtgtgtgtgcatagagGAGCTTGAATTGTATTAACTGAAATAGGTCCATGTCCAAATATGACAAATTTCTTACTTCACCACCCCATTTATCCGCCTAGTGTTTCATAGTGTGTGAGACAAGATGTTATTTTAAGGCTTTACACTCCGGTAGGGGtatggaaataaaagctgatgCAAAAGGTTGTCATTGTTGTGCGTTTCAACAAAAAGGAAGTGATATCAGCCCTCTCTCGCACTGGTTAATCCCCTAGGTCTATAGTAGCCGTGCCCACCTGTCAGTGTCTGATCCAGCTGCAGACAGGACGGCGTTACCTCATCTCTGTGAGAGCAGTCAACATTGGCGGGCCCAGCGACAGCAGTGAAGTTATTACTGTCTCCACAACAGGTGAGAAGCATCACGGAGGGGCCTGTTCATCGTACTTTTGGAAGATCAGTTGACTAAACGTAGAAATATACATCtactttttttgtaatttgactTTAACTCTTAACCAgacctacatttttaatgtcagctTTCCCCTTTTTCTCCTATCAATGAATAGCtggtttttaattttcattgtaTTGCCTGTTTCTGTGGCATTAAATGTTTACTTTTAGATCTTAACCTGTGTGggtctgtaaagcactttgtaaactctgtgctatataaatactattattattatatatgagaCAAAATCTTATATCTACTAATCATCACTAATCATATTGAGTAAATACTAACTATAGTTGTTAAATAATTGTAGTGaggtagaagtataaagtagcatcaGAGTGCCTCAACATTGTATTTAAGTTACTTTCCATTctaacaacattaacaacatgtTCTTACCTGTGCAGGTACACTCTTCTATCTCCTGGAGGACAGTGCCCATCCTTGTCTGTCCATCTCTGAAGATGGCTTCACCATATTTTACGGAGATGAAGAGCTGCCAATTAGTGCTATGGCCTTAGATGACACCTTCACCAggtatacagtatgttgtgcGACAGATGATGAGAACATTTAAGATAACCGTTTATGAGTGGAGATAAAataagagagtgtgtgtctgtacagatGTGTAGCTGTACTGGGAGATCTGATTCCAGTGCGTGGCCGGCATTACTGGGAAGTCGAGGTGGATGATGGGACAGAATATAGGATCGGAGTTGCATACGAGGACACGGAGAGGAACTCATACCTCGGCGCAAACAATACCTCCTGGTGTATGAGACACATTCTCACTCCATCCAGGTAACTGCTGCACACCACTTTTGTTAAAATAGCAATCATTTCTGTGGATATCATCAACCcgagtgtttctgtttgtcagcTGGTCATATGCTCTCCATCTGTGGTTGATGTTGACAGGCAGGATTAACTCCttctgtttttggtgttttacaATAATCTGAAACTAGTTTCTAGCACATTTTCACTGCACAATTTTAATGTCCAAAAGAAGTCACATTAACCATGTTATTGTGATAtccattgttattattttttttaaataattgtattGCATGTTTGGTCTCTTATTTTGGCAAATAAATTACAGGACAATCATTACCACACAGtgagaatggaaaaaaaacaatgtaatatTAATGCAACCATATTAAtttataacaaataaatgtttaaatatcatGCTTATCAATATTGTTATACCACAACACCCCTACACCATACGTAATGCCACAGGACAACATTCTGTACATTTCGTTGTTGGCAAACATGGACTTAATGGTTACTTCCATATTGATTGGTGGGTTACCAGTTATTTTTctacatagttttttttaatagggtcagaagaaaaaaacttgaggaatattattttacataaacagcAGTGGGGTCTGTGTGACCTTAAACAATGAGGACGTAGGTAGGCAGTTTCAACAAAACACGGGTTAAAGTAGCCTGGGTTTGCCGcttcattacttttttaaaaaaatgcttgttATTCCCATTTGTTTTGCAAGCTGGGAATCAGAAACTGGCGTTCATATTCACGAGACTAAACAAACCAAGTTGATCTTTCAGCCAATCTGATACACTTAGCCCCCTGACTCTGAGGGACTCTACTACTGCAGTTCATGGAAACTGGGCCATGTACATATTTTTAGCTTCCAGAAATTTTTCCTTtcctaagaaaaaaaaaaaaaaaaaaactgtgcatcCGCTCTATGTAAAACTAAGCCTATTGAAGGTAGACAAGCCCCCACAGTTGAATATCTGTTACTTTATAAGTGTTGCTATGGCAACTCTTCTTGGAACAAAGCAGGACAGTTGAATCGTTACATTTAGCGAATCAGAGCAGCATAATCATACAAACCCCGAATGTGGTTTTCATTGTGAGGCATCATCTCGGCGATCCGGCCTACACACAAATTAACAATTACATTTCTCGTTTTCGTCAATCCACAGTCGTGTGAAATCCTGTTGGCTTATGATTCAGCATTTGCTTTGATAGTGGCTGACAAAACCAGTTATCCCTGACAGGGTGAAAGCTTTTTATTTAGAACTTCTTGGCATCCACAatcatgttttctccttcttcttttagGCATAAATATGAGTTTCTGCACAACAGCTGGAGTCCTGACCTGAGAATTACAGTGAACCCGGTGCGGATAGGAGTGGCACTGGACTACGACAGGGGGACTCTGTCCTTCTTTAACGTGGATCTGGAGCAACACCTACATACCTTCAACGGTCACTTCCGAAATTATGTCCAGCCTTGTTTTGGTATGGACAATCCAGGTGCTCTTACTGTACATAACGGCATAGAGGCTCCTGAGTATGCATTCATCTGACACCAGCTTGACATAACTTTGATTTTAATACTTACCAAAGTTCTGGGTGATCAAACATATCAAAAACGTGTGGCATCTGATGACGATAAGTGTTTTTCAGTCGTTTTTATTATAGTATTCCATGGGAACAGGCATACACCATTTTCCAAGATAAGAAAAAGTTTCACTGAATTTTACAATATGTATTTATACCATCAGCAACTGCAGCAGACCAAGTGTTTAAATTAAGAGGAAATATGGGGCTTGTTTTTAACAAAAGATgctttgaaaaatgaaataaaaatgttttaagaaaatCCACTTGGAGTTATTATACAATTGTATTCACAtcctaaaaaaggaaaaaaaatccaccctGAATATTTCCACACTGTTAAGAGGCCGTTTTGTTTTATAGTGGAGTTCATATAGAAATTGTTTCTGCCATCTAAGGCATTTGCAAGTGCATGGTTCAGAGTCGGGCCATTagaataagaaagaaaataaaaggtttcTATCAAGACGGCAATAAACAAGGGAGAAAACACTGTTACTGATACTAAAATCTCTAATGATTTGTAGCCACAAGATCTGATCCACTTTAAGTTAGTTGGCAGGTTGTCTATATTTACATAAGTTTTATAGGTGAGCATAAATTCAAATATGGCCACCTTTGACAGTTCACACCCGTCGTGTGAGGGGTTGTAGAAATATGTTCTGGGACAACTGAAACACAAGTACACAAAGCAAaaggacataaaaataaaaaccctccTGCCAGGAAAGCATCAGTAAGTGGTGAATGAAAAACTATACCACTGTTTTTGCACCTTCAGCCTGATTAACCAGCTTTAAAATCGATGCAGACACTCCTCTCATTCACCCTCTATgtcttaaattattattaaaattcCTTGTGTTACCATTTTACAATGTAAAATATGAGCCAggctcagatttagaagctgggtacacgaaataaacaaagctttcagagacatttcaggctgaggAGGGTTTGACTGGTCTGACTGTCCGATTGGCAGCCACAGCGTGCTGGATCAAGCACAACTTCTTCACAGGAGGTTGCTGCGTTCTTTGGTGGACACCCATGCTGCCTACACCGCGGCATAATAAACgaataaatggaaaaacctgcattttcacCACAGTGCCgtatcctgtctgaatgtaccctaaaTAAAGCTGGGCACTTGTCCACAAAGCAGTACAAGAACTTGGTGTGTAAAGTGCTGACGGAGATGAATGGAAAACTATGTCTGCTTGAATGTAAgaggaaaaatgtcaaaaggaTTTTATTCAGAAAACGTTCAGCTCCTTTCTTTGTAGCGAAACGCTGGTATTGTTCTAGAACAGTGTGTTGATAATGCAAGGTGGATTTTTCCTTTTATGGGGTTTGAGAACTGTATCGATATACTGGATGTAGACTTTGGGGTCTGTGGGTATCCTGGGCAGTGGGAACGGGGCAGGGCAGGGGTTATGAGTTATCGGTCTTACTGCTGTGtgtcctttcctcctcttcgtcaGAGGAGTCTCCTCCATAGGGCACTAGCCCTGATGAGTCTTCGTCCACTTTAGACTTCTTCTCGCACACCTCCTCCTGAACACCTGTAAGGGGACAGTAaaaatggagagacagagaaaagtagAAAGAAGGTCGGAGACatgcgagagagggagagggtggggagataaagagagagaacaaaacaaaaaggaaacccATTGAGGAGCCCCTTGTTAGCGGTGGTTTTTGAGTTCGTTTGATCCACAGCCAGGGGAGGGAAGATATCAAATGAAACGGCAGCAGAGCACACATCCATAACAGGCAGGTCCAGGGACACAtgttgagagagaaaacaagggaaagacaaaaaacatataCAAGAAGAGCATGTTAGTGGGTTTGTGGGGTGAGAGATTCACACAGGTCTCCACTCCTCCCCCATTCCTCCATGGGGGGGAGATGCCATTTCATGCAACAGACAACTCTACAGAAGAAATGTCTGAGTACTCGGGCTCTCAGAATGTTAGGAAATAAAGGAATGCATACCCGTTGACGCGGCGCTGATGGGCAGACTGGTTGGCTCTTCTGTCACCACGTCTCTAGGCCTTTTACGTGCAACAGGGGCAGGAGCCACAaagggaggtggtggaggaggcatCAGGAtcctgaggagagagagaaacgtcaATATTTACGCCACACAAGATTTGTGAAGAACATGCGAGAGAACTGAGATCTATTAACACACCTTTCTACTACTTTCTCCTCTACAACACTGGAAGCGGGAAGCTCAGGCTCCTGATGAGCAGGGCCCTCTGGAGAGTTGCTGGTaggctaaacaaacaaacaaacaaacaaacagaaaaaacataagaaaactttaacacacaaagaaaaaggtttCACGATGCTTCCCAACCGCTTGTGACTGAAATATTCTTTTCAGTCACAAGTAAAAGAAATAATTGTCAATATCCAGGACAGGAGTTAAAATGTAGGAACTAGAGAACGTTTTGCACAATCAGCTGCTCGTTTAAAGActacacctttttaaaaacatctggaaaATTCTGATTTGAGGCCGGTAAGTTAACAAAGGCTAAACTAATGAATACAACAACTtcaaaaatatcataaaacGCCCAACTTTAGATGTTTTGATACAAACTTTTTAGACAGATACGTCTGATGACAGACAAAGATATGAATTTGACAAAATCTGAAGAGCTTCCAGGGTTGATTTTTGTAGTGGATCCATGTTAAACCCATATCTGTGGTCAAAAACCACCGCTCAGCTGTATTCAGgataatattttaatgtttatttatgtagctTTGTACTAAACTAGTGTGACACTTTCATTTGAACAATATGGGATATAACTATGTGCAATTCTACAATTTCTGAGATTTAGCAGTGACGACTGAAGCCATCAGCAGTAACTCAAACAGAGCATACACTGAGTGAAAGCAGCCACAATGATCTTTCAGTAATATGTGCAGACGTTACTCTTCAAGCTGACCTGCTCTTCCTTAGCCCCCTCCTGGAAATGACGCTTGGGACTTCCTGAGTCAGCAGGGGTGTTTAAAGATCCTTCAGGCTCCACCGGGTCACTGCTGCCGGGATCCTTAAGTAAAGCAAAAGCAACGCAATgatgcagcagcaacatttcaATGAACTAAAACTTCAAAAAGCACCTCAACTTGGTACATAAACAATAACCtcaaaaacctttaacatgAAGTTTTATGAAGTTTGAGGGGagtgttgatttaaaaacaggtttaaaaagtTAGTAGCTGGTCAATGCCCTGTACCCTTCCTAAAATTAGTGTTTGGGATAAAACCTTAAACGACAGTACATCGAGAAACATTTCTCCAATGTTAAGctttttgacaaaataatacatGAATGCTGAGAACAATAATTAGTGGAAGCCTTAACCTGTGGTTACCTGGACGAGATAGGGATGCGGTTTTCTAGGACACACCGGATACTGAACCATTGCCTGAGAAGATGGAGGGTTTGTCGACATGTTAGAATGACTTGGGGGACCATTTGCATTACTCCAATAACCACTGGCTCCTGGGTACGCTGAATATCCGCCAGCATACCCATTTGCTGTGTAGTTATACCAGGACCCCTGGCTAGAGTAATTGCTATTAGGTGGAAATCCATGTGCTGGGTATGCTGAAATGAAAGTATAGAACGTGGAGTTAATAGCATATATCACATGAATCAATAACGGTGTTCTGACAACTGTGACCTACTACTTCAACCTATTGTTGAGCCACTAAAGACGTCAAGGGAGGATAAATTTACCAGAAGAAGAATGCAGTCAGCTAGTGCCTGATATTTGGTCACCCTGGTGGAATTAGTTACAGGGTGTAAAAGAATACTCACGTTGTGTTGAGCCTGTGGCTGTGTACATCGACACCATGCGGGCATGCTCGGCTCTCACCTAGATAATGAGAGAAAACTACGTAAAGAGCCGGATAACGATCTGCAAAAGGCTGTGTTAACTTTCAACAGTTGGGTTGGATTGTGGGTAGGTGCAGAGCACCCAAAACCTATCACTGGAGGTCAGGTGGTTCACGCTACCATGTTTACTTTAGGAGGTGGGTATCAGTGAGAACTATATGCTTCAATAGTTTCACCTTCTTAAACCTCCCGTTTGGCTACGAATTCAGTTCAGCgtcacagtttttatttgtggtgaCAATGTGATGAACTCACAGTTTCCAGCAGACTCTCAGTGAGTCTCTTCGCTGCCTCCAGCCCAGCTGCATTTGGGTggctgcaacacacaaaaggccATTGTTAGAATATGATGAAACACACTCAGAGCTAACAGAGCGAAAAGAATAGTTTTAGATTTTACATGCAAGCAGGGCTCTTAGATAGCTGTTTGAGTCACAcatgaaactttaaaacttgACCCGACTGGATTACTTCAGACAAATTACACATCTTTACAGGAAGCATGTCAAGTCCTGTTATGATTTAGTTCTGAGTGGGTAAATTTAGGTTGTTAATCATTGTGCAGTTTATCCatcttgaaaacaaaatgttccttTGATAAACTGTGAAGAATAAACACTTTAATCAATGCTGCCGAGTCCCACAGTGGTTTACATGCTCGAACAGACCCGAACGCCACCAGGCTCTACTTTCCAAGCTTGAACTTTTAGCCGTGTAGTGCTACCAGCTCAACCTCGTAAAGCTGAACTAGAACCCTGGTTAAGAACCTAAAACATTGTGCACTTGGAGTGAACATACCTGATGTAGACATAAAGAGGCTCAAAGGACTCCCGTTTCGATGCTTGTTCGATGTAACCAGAACTTTTTCCCCTGAGAAAGACTCGAGCCCCCGTCTCTGTCTGGATGTGACTCAGGTACGAACCTCCTGGACCCTCAACCTTTTCGTTCACGTTGAATGAGGGCAACGCCTGGTCCAGACCCACAAAAATCTTTGTGTGCACAAAACTCTGGGGATGGGTGAAACATGTGACTTGTTATTTATGCCCTGCACATTAAGgttgtttattgtcatttaaaataagtcagactaaaaaaggtaaaaactgttttgtaagCAGATGCAGTAATCCAAGGCTTTTCCCTGTAGACCACAGATGTTCTCACTGCTACTTAATCTGGGAGGTGGGTATCAGTGAATGCAACATGGTCTTCATTTGCCTCACTTTCTTGACCTCCATTTGTAATATAAAACCCTGCAGTTCTTTGAAGCCAACTACCTCCATCAGTACTGTTTAGACTGTACACTTGGCCATTTCCAATAGTCAACAGATGTCATGTCTGCCTACCCCTGAATGAGGAGCTGCAGGCCGATGTCCCTGGCCTGGCACTGAGTTGGTGTTGGGCATCCGTGGCACAGGTGGGGTAATGCTGGGACGAGGAGGCTGAGGGTAGAGTGTGAGAGGAGGCATTACAGGCACCTGTTGGCCTGATGCTGCTGAGGCCCTCAGCAGGTCTTCTGAGATGATCTCCTTTATCCTCAAGACGGCCTCTGGTGTTGCAAAAAAAGTCAACATTATGTTAGATTAAGACATTTCAGACTCTGCATGTTGACCAGATTAAAATCAGTGTGTACTTACTATTGACTTGGTCTTGATTCTTTCCCTGGACGTGCAAATACAAAGGTCTTTGTCTAGAAGAGAGCAAATCAGAAATGTCATGGACAATAAAGAACGTCTGCTCTTTTCCCCGTTATCACTGTATCACTCACGAATGAACTTTATAGAGTATCTGATTTTAAATGAGATTAACCTTACACTCTGGTAAATATGTGGAGATTTGACTACATCTGCAAAGTAGGGTGTAGTGTGCCAGTCTTGTAAGatgtaaaactgaaatatatcaaatatttacTTTGCAAGACCTGACTTCATTAGAGCTGCCCCAAGTCTATGCCAAATAGTAAGCTACAGCTGTTGAGCATGAGATCAGACTCAGCAGATGCTGACTACTGAAAAAGGGACTCCAGTGTCCCAGTCAAGTTTTTCTGCCCCCAACCAAAATACATACCCTGCTTTTCCCTTTTCAGCTTCGGTCATGAAATGACCTTTAGTCGAGACGACTGCTCCACTAAACTGTCGGATCTGAAAGAGGTAATAGGAAATTTGATCAATACTTCAGAGGGATTGTTAAGagagtgtttatttatatttctcacCGTGTGGTGTGTCAGATATTAACACTTCCATGACCACTTTCCACTTACCTCCTCCTGTGTCTTGCCTTTAGTAAGAAGGTCCCTGCAATTTAGCGGCACATCATTTATATCCACCTCTGTGACCACCATATCTTCTGTAGCCGCTGGCACAGGCACACTTGGAGGGGTCTAAAAAGACGTGTGAAATAACAGGAAAAGTCTTGTAATGAATGTGCACATAAAAACTGCACACACGTTATTTGCCAGACAGATTTAAATCATGTTCACCTTTGCAAGTAACGGCGGAGGAGTCAGCAGCTTTCCTTTCGCCATTAACATGGCGTTTATTTTGGCAGCCATGGCTGCGGCCATCTCGACTCCTCCCTGAGGCGGTGGCTTTTCTCCTGTTTGTGGTGGCTGAGACTCCGCTGTGCTGTCTGAACCAGGAGCGCCGCCGCCTCCCCCTGATAAAGAGACGGCGTGGCCTGCATTttcactactactactcctctgctgcctcacaTCTACACTCTGTTTAGGCTGAGCGGGCTGATCCCATCGGCTGGTTAGGCAcctgagaataaaaaaagaacaaacaaacacaatgttaaACAAGAAATAACGTGGGAAAACAGCTGAATCTTAAAAATGAGGGACTGAATATTTGATTGAGAGtcgtcagatcagaaaacagttTAACTTGTTAAGTGGTGTGGAGACTGGGAGGACCTCAGGAGAAGTGTTAACCCCCCGCATGCATCATTTTATTAGACATATCAATACATAATTGGAAATACTTGGAGCATGTCTGCATGCGTTTGTAgctgtttactgtaaataaatcacACTATTAGTTTTAAAAAGGAATGATTTGAGCCTCAAAGGTTAGTAGAGATGAGAGTGTGATGCATTATTTAGACAAAGAGATCTGATTTCATCCACTTTGACTTCAGTCTGTCTCTAGAAATTATTCATTAGTCACTTACACCTTGATTTGTCTGCTTTCTCAGCCCTGCATGCTCTCACAGACACGCTCCcaaacaaaagttaaaagttttaaatagAGACCGTTGATTGATGGAAATCTCTGGGCTTTTACAGGAGCTAATTAAGAAGTTTGCTCCAATTTAAGAGGTCGGTTAGTTTACCAGCTAAAACAAAGTTAGCCTAGCGCTTAGCAAGCTTAGCAAGTTACgatcctgtttttttaaaaaaaatatatcttatcaataaatatattcaaGACTTGAAGGGGTTATATTAAAGGTAttctgctgacacacacacagactcttcTTTACCTTAAACCGCACAAATATCACCCCGCAAACAAACGTTTGTTAGCAGGCCGAGGCTAAAGCTAACCGCCGTTTGATAAAcacgttagcttagcttagcttagcttagcttagcttagcttttaAACCACGCTATCAAATAAACATTCACTTACGGCGTTTGTCCCGTCATTCCCGAAGAAGACATAGCACCACTCCACTAaatctgcagtaaaaaaaataaaataaaacaagtttctAATATAGTTGACGCTGCTCGACGGTAGCCATGGATCTGCTCCCCCGCTCTCTGCCTCGCTCTCTGCCCGCCTCTCGCTCTCTGGCGCCGGCGACTTCTTCCGACGACTTGGCGGAagttaaactgtttttcctctcacgTAACAGGTCAGTGGTCAACGTGATAATTGGACACCGTTAGAAAGACAATGCCACGTTTTTATGTTTGACTGCCAACTGAGTTCAAAATGTTCAATTAAGCgtaggaaaataaaaatcatagatagatagatagatagatagatagatagatagatagatagatagatgactttaTTAAATCCCAGAAGGGAAATTAGGTTGTCAGTGCAGTCCGGTAtatttgaaaacaataaaaatacaatagaataaagaCACAAGATAAACAGGTAAATAAGGTGCAGTGGCAAGGTGATGATAATAGTACTGATGTactaatgttattgttaattagattagattgtacTTATCCCACTACAGCGAAATTTACTTGCTACAGCAGCAAAatgtgtaatatacactacagaaatagaaaatcaaataaaagggaaaattaaaacagacagaaaaaaaaatctataacctacaataaacacgaataacagtcaaccttcaaaacagacaagtactgaggatggaagtggcatgatatataaagtattgcaatgtaaagtgaccatagtgtaagaaatattgcaaaggaaagttactataatataaataatattacaaagtaataataataattataacagtatataataataataacagcaacaacaataataatctaTAGAGAtacacatagaaatgtgtcatagGCCTCCATTTTCATGAGTTCATGCCCACGGCTGGATTAATCTTGAGGAGGGGTCATGGGGCAATAAAGAGCAGCTGGGCCCCCCTGTTAAAGGTACAGGCACATAACACTCCCAGGTATACTTAGTATTCACTGTCTTTCACTTCATTTGAAGACCATACAATACAATGGTTGAACCAAGCGACAACATTCgtggctgcagttcctcaaacgtacacttgaggctggctacagtacAAGTCAgcctccataagcccccatgttaaaatgtccaacttcacagcggaaataaacacgtttacaacctggtacaaaaaacagttttggtctctatagctcatTTCCCCATTCATaataactgtactgagggtgaatttttttaaaaactcaaatcatattaagttatgcagaattaacagcgtagtcgctttgactgacaggtgggtgctgttacagatggtttgtttgagcacccagcctcaggtccaccatcgatccacatctttgcccatttttagattagccaggaggaggaagaagcagtgCATCCAACATGGCTACCGTCCAGTACCATATATTTTTGtcttcaaaacagcactttggaaactTCAGAGTGAAGACATCACGCATATGCTGTCTGTCCTTTATACAGTCATTGGTATTCGCTGTCACTTTCACTTATTTGATGACCATTCAATGGTTGAAATCAAGCATGTGTTTCCAGTTTCTGTGTAATCCTCAACAATGTCCTGGACTCATGCTGGGGGTTTTTTCCCCAGTCCACCAGcctttaacaaaaacaataataataactttatttatacaacacctttaaaaagaagttttacaaagtgctttacagagcagaaGGCCAAACAAGTTAAAATtcagaaaaagtcaaacaaagcaaaaataactgaaaaataaataaataaaatagtacCAGAATAGTagtaaaagatatatatatataagatggGAGCATAAAAGGAGAACTAATAACAAAAAGCAGGACTGGCATTATGGGTAAAGAGATGATAAGGTAAAAGGATTAAAAGAGGATGTCACAAAAGTCAAAGTCTGTAAAAATGAGTCCACTGAACCTGCAAGCCTTATCTCCTCTTCCAAAGTCGAGGGGTCCTGATGGAGAAGGCGGGTCATCTGTAGTTTTGAACCTTGACCTTGGACCAGGCAAAAGTGACCTGCTCAAGGATCTACTGCTGCGAACTGGCctttaaaagtgatcagtaa
The Larimichthys crocea isolate SSNF chromosome VIII, L_crocea_2.0, whole genome shotgun sequence genome window above contains:
- the LOC104919776 gene encoding KH homology domain-containing protein 4, whose translation is MSSSGMTGQTPCLTSRWDQPAQPKQSVDVRQQRSSSSENAGHAVSLSGGGGGAPGSDSTAESQPPQTGEKPPPQGGVEMAAAMAAKINAMLMAKGKLLTPPPLLAKTPPSVPVPAATEDMVVTEVDINDVPLNCRDLLTKGKTQEEIRQFSGAVVSTKGHFMTEAEKGKAGQRPLYLHVQGKNQDQVNKAVLRIKEIISEDLLRASAASGQQVPVMPPLTLYPQPPRPSITPPVPRMPNTNSVPGQGHRPAAPHSGSFVHTKIFVGLDQALPSFNVNEKVEGPGGSYLSHIQTETGARVFLRGKSSGYIEQASKRESFEPLYVYISHPNAAGLEAAKRLTESLLETVRAEHARMVSMYTATGSTQPYPAHGFPPNSNYSSQGSWYNYTANGYAGGYSAYPGASGYWSNANGPPSHSNMSTNPPSSQAMVQYPVCPRKPHPYLVQDPGSSDPVEPEGSLNTPADSGSPKRHFQEGAKEEQPTSNSPEGPAHQEPELPASSVVEEKVVERILMPPPPPPFVAPAPVARKRPRDVVTEEPTSLPISAASTGVQEEVCEKKSKVDEDSSGLVPYGGDSSDEEEERTHSSKTDNS